In Alphaproteobacteria bacterium, the genomic window GCTTAAAGTCGCGCATAAAATGCAGTAATTCGGCATCATCGGTATAGGTAAAGCCGTATTGTTGCATCAATTCCGCGCCCGCAATCCGCCGCGCCGCCCACGGGGTTTCATTCAGCATTGCTTCCAGCAATACCAATCCGAACCCCTCCTTTTCGGAATGGAGGATGAGGAGGTCCGCTTCACACATCGCATCCATCACGGTTTGCTTATCATCCAGTAAAAGCGGTTTGACGAATTGGGATGCGGCAGGCATTGCACCCGCACGGTTATCATAGCCCGTGAGCACCAAGGTGGTATCGCTTACGCCTGTCTGATTGAATACCTCCACCAACTCGCGCATTTTTTTGTGTGGCCAATATCCGCCGCACGACAGAAACATTTTTGGCGTGGTGATAGCATGCGCAGCACGGAACCCTTCGCGGCCCAAGGATACGTCCGCACGGATGCCATGGCGCACTTCCACCGCTTTATGTGCGACATTGTGTTTTTCAACATGTGCCCAATCAGCAGGCGTTGAGCACCCCAGCCAACGCGCACCGTGTAATGCTTCAAGTGCAACTGGTGTTTCGGATGGCAGAATAAGCATATACAGGATGGGTGATGGAATTTTTGCGGCGTTTTTCAATACAAAATCCTGCACCGCGACATCCGCGCCATGCACGATAATCAAATCGAATTTCTGGGTGAGGATCTGGCCATCGCTGGTGACATGCACGCCGCCGCGGTCGCCTTCATGTTGGCCAGCAAGAACCGATGCGTTATGCCCTGCCGCGACGGCAGCTTCCGCCATATCGCGCACATAATATTCACTCCCGCCAGGATATGGTGGATAGCGGTGAACAACAAAAAGAAGATTAAACGTGCGAGGCGGCGCGCCCACAGCTTTTACGCAACCTGCGAATTATCTGGCGCAGCTTCATCGCCATCTTCATCAAGGTCATCAAGGATGGGGGATGGTTCGCGCGATGGTTGGTCATTACGTGAACCGTGCGGTTGCGGACCGGCTGCTGCGTTCTGACCGCCAGCGCGTGCGATTAAATTTGCAAGCTCAGCCAGTTCAATGAAGTTATCGGCTGCGCGGCGCAACTCATCGGCCACCATGGGCGGGGATGAACGCATGGTCGATACAACGCTGACGCGCACACCCTTGCGTTGGCATGCTTCAACCAAACGGCGGAAGTCGCCATCGCCGGAGAAGATGATGATGTGATCGACCTTTTCGGCCATTTCCAGAACGTCAATCGCCAGCTC contains:
- a CDS encoding glycosyltransferase, encoding MAEAAVAAGHNASVLAGQHEGDRGGVHVTSDGQILTQKFDLIIVHGADVAVQDFVLKNAAKIPSPILYMLILPSETPVALEALHGARWLGCSTPADWAHVEKHNVAHKAVEVRHGIRADVSLGREGFRAAHAITTPKMFLSCGGYWPHKKMRELVEVFNQTGVSDTTLVLTGYDNRAGAMPAASQFVKPLLLDDKQTVMDAMCEADLLILHSEKEGFGLVLLEAMLNETPWAARRIAGAELMQQYGFTYTDDAELLHFMRDFKHPNKNWPGQIKKAYDYVTSNHLIEHTLSDILKVIQ
- a CDS encoding NYN domain-containing protein, whose product is MLFYKEERCALFIDGANLYAAARGLGFDIDYRRLLEVFAQRGRLIRAFYYTALVEDQEYSPIRPLVDWLDYNGYSMVTKPTKEYTDAFGRRKIKGNMDIELAIDVLEMAEKVDHIIIFSGDGDFRRLVEACQRKGVRVSVVSTMRSSPPMVADELRRAADNFIELAELANLIARAGGQNAAAGPQPHGSRNDQPSREPSPILDDLDEDGDEAAPDNSQVA